From the genome of Bombus fervidus isolate BK054 chromosome 19, iyBomFerv1, whole genome shotgun sequence, one region includes:
- the Trp gene encoding transient receptor potential translates to MNPSESQQNLLANEARAPSVQSLNPPSDYSLGPVEKHFLLSAERGDCATVKRLLEENKDHPEILNINCVDPLNRSALIAAIENENVELIRLLLDLGIQVKDALLHAIKEEYVEAVEILLEWEEKIHEPGQPYSWEAVDRSSSNFTPDITPLILAAHKNNYEILKILLDRGATLPTPHDARCGCDECVTSSEQDSLRHSQARINAYRALTSPSLIALSSRDPLLTAFELSWELRRLSHMEQEFRFEYNEMREQTQNFATALLDHARTSLELEVMLNYNPHGENWEPGERQTLDRLKLAIKYKQKQFVAHPNVQQLLAAIWYDGLPGFRRKSMIGQFIEIGKLGAMFPVYSTIYMLSPTSPMGLFMKKPFVKFICHSSSYAFFLMLLGMASQRIEYLVIELFGNAWMHEILAGWKRRERGCIPGFVESGVIIYVISLVMGEMRSLWSDGLLEYISDLWNIVDFVQNMFYVIWIMLRITAWIVVQREYWNGLDPWYPRDQWHAFDPMLLSEGAFAAGMIFSFLKLVHIFSVNPHLGPLQISLGRMIIDIIKFFFIYTLVLFAFGCGMNQLMWYYADLEKQKCYHMKDFPDLPDFDNQEKACSIWRRFANLFETSQSLFWASFGMVDLMSFDLTGIKSFTRFWALLMFGSYSVINVIVLLNMLIAMMSNSYQIISERADTEWKFARSHLWMSYFEDGDTVPPPFNMVPTSKTFNKIIKCGKTGRQTRSLIKKSREKALARHDTVMRLLIRRYVTAEQRKRDEFGITEDDVMEIRQDISTLRYELIDILRQNGMRTPTIDKQDAALSGKKGRVMERRLQKDFQIGIVEGIVNAVIQSEKEPKDVFSQIAKAIGRKSSGSKKKDWNAMVRKNTFVKDPIGSTTEATMKQTRRSIRRHLQTQNSDLASLDPNRLVDYNPNLLEVSPTTRIAYAKFMIGRARPIPEQKEGESKNDAEGSQKSVRIVTEPVHATPILKKTLLKSLSSGSLEKSGEKAVSIEVRAPSPIPEDPKEGEVGNSPRGKAGLAKNPTDTKPLSEKEEGDRKNTEDEEKKKREEEERKKKEMEEEKKKKEEEKKKNEGEKKKESSSEPSKPAAPEDNVPVATTKLRGKSKATGQIMGGWI, encoded by the exons ATGAATCCATCAGAGTCGCAGCAGAATCTTCTCGCGAATGAAGCGAGAGCGCCATCGGTGCAATCTTTAAACCCGCCCTCGGACTACAGTCTTGGCCCAGTTGAGAAGCACTTCCTGCTCAGCGCGGAACGAGGTGATTGTGCCACTGTCAAAAG ACTATTGGAAGAGAACAAGGATCATCCAGAGATCCTCAACATCAATTGCGTGGATCCTCTTAACCGATCCGCTCTGATCGCCGCTATTGAGAACGAGAATGTTGAACTCATCAGACTACTTCTCGACTTAGGCATTCAAGTGAAG GATGCACTCTTACACGCCATAAAAGAAGAGTACGTGGAAGCTGTGGAGATCCTTCTCGAATGGGAGGAAAAAATACACGAGCCTGGTCAACCTTAC AGTTGGGAAGCTGTAGACAGATCATCGTCGAACTTTACACCAGATATAACTCCACTGATTTTGGCAGCACATAAGAACAATTacgaaattctaaaaatcCTTCTAGATCGTGGTGCCACGCTTCCCACTCCTCATGATGCCAG ATGTGGTTGCGACGAGTGCGTGACATCCAGCGAACAGGATTCTTTAAGACATTCTCAGGCGCGAATAAACGCGTATCGCGCGCTTACATCACCATCTTTAATCGCCTTATCATCGAGGGACCCTCTTCTGACCGCTTTCGAACTCTCCTGGGAACTTCGTCGATTGAGTCATATGGAACAAGAATTTCGTTTCgagtataat GAGATGCGGGAGCAAACACAAAATTTTGCTACAGCCCTGTTGGATCACGCTCGTACCTCTCTGGAATTGGAGGTAATGTTGAATTATAATCCGCATGGCGAAAACTGGGAACCTGGAGAAAGACAAACCCTGGATCGACTCAAGCTTGCTATTAAATACAAACAGAAACAG TTCGTGGCTCACCCAAATGTTCAACAATTACTGGCTGCTATCTGGTACGACGGTTTGCCTGGCTTTCGAAGAAAAAGTATGATCGGACAGTTTATAGAGATCGGGAAGCTTGGAGCGATGTTTCCAGTATACAGCACAATCTACATGCTCTCGCCAACGTCACCAATGGGTCTGTTTATGAAGAAACCTTTCGTCAAATTCATCTGTCACTCCTCTTCCTATGCGTTCTTCTTGA TGCTTCTCGGGATGGCGTCACAACGTATCGAGTACCTGGTAATCGAATTATTTGGGAACGCCTGGATGCACGAGATACTGGCCGGATGGAAAAGACGGGAACGTGGCTGCATTCCTGGTTTCGTCGAATCCGGTGTCATCATCTACGTAATCA GTCTGGTTATGGGTGAAATGAGATCATTATGGTCGGATGGGTTGCTGGAGTACATATCAGACCTTTGGAACATAGTGGACTTCGTTCAGAATATGTTTTACGTGATTTGGATAATGTTACGAATAACCGCATGGATTGTAGTTCAg AGGGAATACTGGAATGGCCTAGATCCCTGGTATCCCAGAGATCAATGGCACGCCTTCGACCCTATGCTTCTTTCTGAGGGAGCCTTCGCAGCTGGTATGATTTTCAG TTTTTTGAAGCTAGTTCACATATTCAGCGTGAATCCTCACCTCGGGCCACTTCAAATTTCCCTGGGGAGGATGATAATAGACATTATCAAGTTCTTCTTCATTTATACTCTGGTGCTGTTCGCCTTTGGCTGCG GAATGAATCAACTAATGTGGTATTACGCGGATTTGGAGAAACAAAAGTGTTACCATATGAAGGATTTTCCGGATCTACCTGATTTTGATAATCAGGAGAAAGCTTGTTCGATTTGGAGACGTTTCGCCAA tttgttcGAGACATCGCAATCGCTTTTTTGGGCCAGTTTCGGTATGGTAGATCTGATGTCGTTTGATCTAACTGGAATAAAAAGCTTCACCAGATTCTGGGCGCTTCTTATGTTCGGTTCTTACTCTGTCATAAACGTTATCGTGTTACTGAACATGCTTATTGCCATGATGTCTAATTCCTATCAAATCATCTCg GAAAGAGCTGACACTGAATGGAAATTCGCCAGGAGTCACTTATGGATGAGTTACTTCGAAGACGGTGACACTGTGCCTCCTCCATTTAATATGGTTCCAACCAGCAAAACGTTCAACAAGATCATCAAGTGCGGGAAGACCGGACGGCAAACCAGATCTTTGATT aaaaagTCCAGAGAAAAAGCGTTGGCAAGACACGACACGGTAATGCGATTACTCATCAGACGGTATGTAACTGCGGAACAAAGGAAACGAGACGAGTTCGGTATCACCGAAGACGACGTTATGGAGATCAGACAGGACATTTCCACGTTACGATACGAGCTTATTGATATACTTCGACAAAATGGAATGAGAACACCAACGATCGACAAACAGGATGCAGCAC TATCTGGCAAGAAAGGTCGTGTGATGGAACGTCGACTGCAAAAGGACTTCCAGATCGGTATAGTGGAGGGCATCGTGAACGCCGTGATTCAGAGTGAGAAGGAACCTAAAGATGTGTTCAGTCAAATCGCGAAGGCTATTGGTCGCAAGAGTAGCGGAAGCAAGAAGAAAGACTGGAACGCCATGGTCCGGAAGAACACTTTCGTAAAGGATCCTATTGGTAGCACGACCGAGGCCACTATGAAACAAACGCGACGTAGTATACGTAGGCACTTACAAACTCAGAATTCGGATTTGGCCTCGTTAGATCCCAATCGTTTGGTTGATTACAATCCTAATCTATTGGAAGTATCACCGACCACGAGGATCGCCTACGCGAAATTCATGATAGGTCGGGCAAGACCCATTCCAGAGCAAAAGGAGGGGG AAAGTAAGAATGATGCTGAAGGATCGCAAAAATCCGTTCGAATTGTAACCGAGCCTGTCCATGCAACGCCGATCTTGAAAAAGACTCTACTAAAATCTTTGAGCAGTGGTAGCTTGGAGAAAAGTGGAGAGAAAGCAGTTTCGATAGAAGTAAGGGCACCGTCGCCGATTCCCGAGGATCCGAAGGAAGGAGAGGTCGGAAATTCACCTCGGGGCAAAGCTGGTTTAGCGAAAAACCCAACAGATACAAAACCATTGTcggaaaaagaggaaggagaTAGAAAGAACACCGAGGacgaggagaaaaagaaaagggaagaagaagaaaggaagaaaaaggaaatggaagaggagaagaagaagaaagaggaagagaagaagaagaatgaaggggaaaagaaaaaggaatcgAGCAGCGAGCCATCAAAACCTGCGGCACCAGAAGATAATGTTCCGGTAGCTACGACAAAATTGAGAGGAAAATCGAAGGCAACTGGCCAGATAATGGGTGGATGGATTTAA
- the LOC139996887 gene encoding cytochrome b5 has product MNELPRYSLKEVAKHDGKNEGSLWVVINDMVYDLTDYKHKHPGGKELLEEYAGQDATRAFDEYGHSLDAKRLLKTLLVGELVEEDKISNRRKENKISTKMETQRNRRGFLSVLCFKCIT; this is encoded by the exons atgAACGAACTACCAAGATATTCGTTGAAAGAAGTGGCGAAACACGATGGAAAAAACGAAGGGAGCCTCTGGGTCGTTATTAATGACATGGTATATGATCTGACTGATTACAAACATAAG CATCCTGGCGGAAAAGAGTTATTGGAAGAGTATGCAGGACAAGATGCAACACGTGCATTCGACGAATACGGACATTCTTTAGATGCAAAACGTTTGTTGAAGACGTTGCTTGTGGGTGAATTAGTggag gaagataaaataagtaatagaagaaaagagaataagATCTCCACTAAAATGGAAACGCAGAGAAACAGGAGAGG gtTTTTATCAGTATTATGTTTCaaatgtataacgtga
- the Atac3 gene encoding ada2a-containing complex component 3 isoform X2, whose protein sequence is MQAESICTNDIEGLDSDTLIPVEILSCDVSHRARSQDALSIVELGKQLLFSAKYGDTDNVRDLMCRGAPFTTDWLGTSALHFAAQNNHTETAEVLLRAGISRDARTKVDRTPLHMAAYEGHHQMTQLLLNYGADVDSRDMLKMTPLHWAVEREHIEVMHVLLEHGADANATSKFDKTPISLALEHDRLDLVDILQQEREIVGIRAHQQNQANSAELEVATHNLIQLESEREEEQQKFELPQQDTQQKKKITQVQVGKKPRMIFQQIHVGPNVDVDQEKEIEGVGEITDTNNINNSKKRKDITTIGGINKKFRLLEAHGITMIPVDNDSSIVENAMESGRTVVLTGMKRLHVAGKKGTPRKVIAIRADQILSHNTPTLTSRGPNILKRSSVDNKAGKLFISSISSTTPVSTLTQSKNLISPSENKIINSPTKMTEPIILQLDDDIEEIVEDDPTHDNEPVMDIALLNRQLAEARRQAAEYRKRLQKKEEEAEIYKQQLKTITAQRASK, encoded by the exons atgcaAGCTGAAAGTATTTGCACTAATGATATTGAGGGTCTGGACTCAGACACCCTTATTCCt GTTGAAATTCTTTCCTGTGATGTATCTCATCGAGCACGTTCTCAAGATGCCTTATCAATAGTGGAATTAGGAAAGCAGTTACTTTTTAGTGCAAAATACGGGGATACTGACAATGTCCGTGACCTAATGTGCAGAGGTGCACCATTCACTACGGATTgg TTGGGTACAAGTGCATTACATTTTGCTGCACAAAATAATCATACAGAAACTGCAGAAGTTTTACTTAGAGCAGGAATTTCAAGAGATGCAAGAACAAAAGTGGATAGAACGCCTTTACATATGGCTGCATATGAAGGCCATCATCAGATGACACAGTTACTTCTTAATTATGGTGCAGATGTCGATAGCAGAGATATG TTAAAAATGACACCTTTACATTGGGCGGTAGAAAGAGAACATATAGAAGTAATGCatgttttattagaacatGGAGCAGATGCAAATGCAACTAGTAAATTTGACAAAACACCAATTAGTCTTGCATTAGAACATGATAGGCTAGACTTAGTAGACATATTGCaacaagaaagagaaattgtaGGTATTAGAGCACATCAACAAAATCAAGCAAATTCTGCTGAACTTGAAGTAGCAACTCATAATCTAATACAGTTAGAATctgaaagagaggaagaacaACAAAAATTTGAACTTCCACAGCAAGACacacaacaaaaaaaaaagattacacAAG TGCAAGTGGGAAAAAAGCCACGAATGATCTTTCAACAAATTCATGTTGGACCAAATGTTGATGTTGatcaagaaaaagaaatcgaaggtGTGGGTGAAATTACtgatacaaataatattaataatagtaagAAACGTAAAGATATTACAACTATTGGGggaattaacaaaaaatttagATTATTAGAAGCACATGGAATCACAATGATACCTGTAGATAATGACTCATCTATTGTTGAAAATGCAATGGAAAGTGGAAGAACAGTTGTTTTAACTG GAATGAAACGACTTCACGTAGCTGGAAAGAAAGGGACTCCTAGGAAAGTGATAGCAATTAGAGCAGATCAAATTTTAAGTCATAATACACCCACCCTCACATCCAGAGGACCCAATATATTGAAAAGATCTTCTGTAGATAATAAAGCTGGAAAATTGttcatttcttcaatttctagTACTACGCCTGTATCAACACTTACACAATCTAAAAACTTAATATCTCCATCAGAG AATAAGATCATTAATTCGCCCACAAAAATGACGGAAccaataattttacaattagacGATGATATAGAAGAAATTGTCGAAGATGATCCAACGCATGATAATGAACCAGTTATGGATATTGCGCTATTGAATAGACAATTAGCAGAAGCACGAAGACAAGCAGCTGAGTATCGTAAACGGCTtcaaaaaaaagaggaagaagctgaaatatataaacagCAACTTAAAACTATTACAGCGCAAAGGGCATCCAAGTGA
- the Atac3 gene encoding ada2a-containing complex component 3 isoform X1 produces the protein MQAESICTNDIEGLDSDTLIPVEILSCDVSHRARSQDALSIVELGKQLLFSAKYGDTDNVRDLMCRGAPFTTDWLGTSALHFAAQNNHTETAEVLLRAGISRDARTKVDRTPLHMAAYEGHHQMTQLLLNYGADVDSRDMLKMTPLHWAVEREHIEVMHVLLEHGADANATSKFDKTPISLALEHDRLDLVDILQQEREIVGIRAHQQNQANSAELEVATHNLIQLESEREEEQQKFELPQQDTQQKKKITQVQVGKKPRMIFQQIHVGPNVDVDQEKEIEGVGEITDTNNINNSKKRKDITTIGGINKKFRLLEAHGITMIPVDNDSSIVENAMESGRTVVLTEAGKLALNLTRNSSIGMKRLHVAGKKGTPRKVIAIRADQILSHNTPTLTSRGPNILKRSSVDNKAGKLFISSISSTTPVSTLTQSKNLISPSENKIINSPTKMTEPIILQLDDDIEEIVEDDPTHDNEPVMDIALLNRQLAEARRQAAEYRKRLQKKEEEAEIYKQQLKTITAQRASK, from the exons atgcaAGCTGAAAGTATTTGCACTAATGATATTGAGGGTCTGGACTCAGACACCCTTATTCCt GTTGAAATTCTTTCCTGTGATGTATCTCATCGAGCACGTTCTCAAGATGCCTTATCAATAGTGGAATTAGGAAAGCAGTTACTTTTTAGTGCAAAATACGGGGATACTGACAATGTCCGTGACCTAATGTGCAGAGGTGCACCATTCACTACGGATTgg TTGGGTACAAGTGCATTACATTTTGCTGCACAAAATAATCATACAGAAACTGCAGAAGTTTTACTTAGAGCAGGAATTTCAAGAGATGCAAGAACAAAAGTGGATAGAACGCCTTTACATATGGCTGCATATGAAGGCCATCATCAGATGACACAGTTACTTCTTAATTATGGTGCAGATGTCGATAGCAGAGATATG TTAAAAATGACACCTTTACATTGGGCGGTAGAAAGAGAACATATAGAAGTAATGCatgttttattagaacatGGAGCAGATGCAAATGCAACTAGTAAATTTGACAAAACACCAATTAGTCTTGCATTAGAACATGATAGGCTAGACTTAGTAGACATATTGCaacaagaaagagaaattgtaGGTATTAGAGCACATCAACAAAATCAAGCAAATTCTGCTGAACTTGAAGTAGCAACTCATAATCTAATACAGTTAGAATctgaaagagaggaagaacaACAAAAATTTGAACTTCCACAGCAAGACacacaacaaaaaaaaaagattacacAAG TGCAAGTGGGAAAAAAGCCACGAATGATCTTTCAACAAATTCATGTTGGACCAAATGTTGATGTTGatcaagaaaaagaaatcgaaggtGTGGGTGAAATTACtgatacaaataatattaataatagtaagAAACGTAAAGATATTACAACTATTGGGggaattaacaaaaaatttagATTATTAGAAGCACATGGAATCACAATGATACCTGTAGATAATGACTCATCTATTGTTGAAAATGCAATGGAAAGTGGAAGAACAGTTGTTTTAACTG AAGCAGGTAAACTTGCTCTAAACTTAACAAGAAATTCTTCAATAGGAATGAAACGACTTCACGTAGCTGGAAAGAAAGGGACTCCTAGGAAAGTGATAGCAATTAGAGCAGATCAAATTTTAAGTCATAATACACCCACCCTCACATCCAGAGGACCCAATATATTGAAAAGATCTTCTGTAGATAATAAAGCTGGAAAATTGttcatttcttcaatttctagTACTACGCCTGTATCAACACTTACACAATCTAAAAACTTAATATCTCCATCAGAG AATAAGATCATTAATTCGCCCACAAAAATGACGGAAccaataattttacaattagacGATGATATAGAAGAAATTGTCGAAGATGATCCAACGCATGATAATGAACCAGTTATGGATATTGCGCTATTGAATAGACAATTAGCAGAAGCACGAAGACAAGCAGCTGAGTATCGTAAACGGCTtcaaaaaaaagaggaagaagctgaaatatataaacagCAACTTAAAACTATTACAGCGCAAAGGGCATCCAAGTGA
- the Atac3 gene encoding ada2a-containing complex component 3 isoform X3: MCRGAPFTTDWLGTSALHFAAQNNHTETAEVLLRAGISRDARTKVDRTPLHMAAYEGHHQMTQLLLNYGADVDSRDMLKMTPLHWAVEREHIEVMHVLLEHGADANATSKFDKTPISLALEHDRLDLVDILQQEREIVGIRAHQQNQANSAELEVATHNLIQLESEREEEQQKFELPQQDTQQKKKITQVQVGKKPRMIFQQIHVGPNVDVDQEKEIEGVGEITDTNNINNSKKRKDITTIGGINKKFRLLEAHGITMIPVDNDSSIVENAMESGRTVVLTEAGKLALNLTRNSSIGMKRLHVAGKKGTPRKVIAIRADQILSHNTPTLTSRGPNILKRSSVDNKAGKLFISSISSTTPVSTLTQSKNLISPSENKIINSPTKMTEPIILQLDDDIEEIVEDDPTHDNEPVMDIALLNRQLAEARRQAAEYRKRLQKKEEEAEIYKQQLKTITAQRASK, from the exons ATGTGCAGAGGTGCACCATTCACTACGGATTgg TTGGGTACAAGTGCATTACATTTTGCTGCACAAAATAATCATACAGAAACTGCAGAAGTTTTACTTAGAGCAGGAATTTCAAGAGATGCAAGAACAAAAGTGGATAGAACGCCTTTACATATGGCTGCATATGAAGGCCATCATCAGATGACACAGTTACTTCTTAATTATGGTGCAGATGTCGATAGCAGAGATATG TTAAAAATGACACCTTTACATTGGGCGGTAGAAAGAGAACATATAGAAGTAATGCatgttttattagaacatGGAGCAGATGCAAATGCAACTAGTAAATTTGACAAAACACCAATTAGTCTTGCATTAGAACATGATAGGCTAGACTTAGTAGACATATTGCaacaagaaagagaaattgtaGGTATTAGAGCACATCAACAAAATCAAGCAAATTCTGCTGAACTTGAAGTAGCAACTCATAATCTAATACAGTTAGAATctgaaagagaggaagaacaACAAAAATTTGAACTTCCACAGCAAGACacacaacaaaaaaaaaagattacacAAG TGCAAGTGGGAAAAAAGCCACGAATGATCTTTCAACAAATTCATGTTGGACCAAATGTTGATGTTGatcaagaaaaagaaatcgaaggtGTGGGTGAAATTACtgatacaaataatattaataatagtaagAAACGTAAAGATATTACAACTATTGGGggaattaacaaaaaatttagATTATTAGAAGCACATGGAATCACAATGATACCTGTAGATAATGACTCATCTATTGTTGAAAATGCAATGGAAAGTGGAAGAACAGTTGTTTTAACTG AAGCAGGTAAACTTGCTCTAAACTTAACAAGAAATTCTTCAATAGGAATGAAACGACTTCACGTAGCTGGAAAGAAAGGGACTCCTAGGAAAGTGATAGCAATTAGAGCAGATCAAATTTTAAGTCATAATACACCCACCCTCACATCCAGAGGACCCAATATATTGAAAAGATCTTCTGTAGATAATAAAGCTGGAAAATTGttcatttcttcaatttctagTACTACGCCTGTATCAACACTTACACAATCTAAAAACTTAATATCTCCATCAGAG AATAAGATCATTAATTCGCCCACAAAAATGACGGAAccaataattttacaattagacGATGATATAGAAGAAATTGTCGAAGATGATCCAACGCATGATAATGAACCAGTTATGGATATTGCGCTATTGAATAGACAATTAGCAGAAGCACGAAGACAAGCAGCTGAGTATCGTAAACGGCTtcaaaaaaaagaggaagaagctgaaatatataaacagCAACTTAAAACTATTACAGCGCAAAGGGCATCCAAGTGA